Genomic segment of Geovibrio ferrireducens:
TGCATGTATCAGTAGTGATACCTGCACTGAAAAATAACTATATGACTGTTATCAATCTGATACACAAGCCTGTGTTCATGATCGATTCGCCTTGACCATTTTCCTGCTAATGAAAATTTAAGCGCTTCCGGCTTGCCCAAACCGTCAAACGGATTCCGGCGGATGTCTTTGACAAGCTCATTAATCCTTTTCAGGACTTTGCGGTCGTTCTGCTGCCAATAAAGATAATCTTCCCAAGCCGTCTCAGTCCAGATTATCATCGTCTGTCAGCTCTCTGGCAAAAGTCTTCCCTTTTTCATATTCATCAATACTTTTTGCAAGCTTTGCCGCATTTTCCGGGCTTTTAAGCAGGTAAACCGTTTCCTGAAGAGCGTTGTAGCTCTCCAAAGACATCATAACAACCGGCTTGGCATTTTTTCTTGTGATAATAACAGGTTCGTGAGTATCACAGACATATTCCATGGTACTTGCCATGTT
This window contains:
- a CDS encoding Txe/YoeB family addiction module toxin, whose product is MIIWTETAWEDYLYWQQNDRKVLKRINELVKDIRRNPFDGLGKPEALKFSLAGKWSRRIDHEHRLVYQIDNSHIVIFQCRYHY
- a CDS encoding type II toxin-antitoxin system Phd/YefM family antitoxin, translating into MDAKNYSQVRQNMASTMEYVCDTHEPVIITRKNAKPVVMMSLESYNALQETVYLLKSPENAAKLAKSIDEYEKGKTFARELTDDDNLD